A stretch of the TM7 phylum sp. oral taxon 349 genome encodes the following:
- a CDS encoding magnesium transporter CorA family protein — translation MLTYYQFTDGALERCNDVRRTIWTRCENPSADDLFHLHQLGLDDDLVNDALDPHEIPRIEQGDGWVYFITRLPGVDDNFNDFTTPIMFALGEHVVTLSRERMGRVWQPFVDRTRIQAPSQTQLFLVMVEAMLRSYQSRVALINRQTRAVTGDVTTLRSRDIATLVEFERKLNDYLDALIPTNVALERTLNTRYKLIKLGEEDQGIVEDLSVDIEQLIARCKSLLRTIQNVRDSFRAVMDTRLNETMRILTVATLALTIPTMLAGLFGMNVDFPFDTHGVMAFWVIVVASIITAIATGYYFLKKR, via the coding sequence ATGCTTACCTACTACCAGTTTACGGATGGCGCTTTAGAGCGTTGCAACGATGTTAGACGTACCATTTGGACGCGGTGTGAGAATCCGTCGGCGGACGACTTATTCCATTTGCATCAGCTTGGTCTGGATGACGATTTAGTGAATGACGCACTTGACCCGCATGAGATACCACGGATTGAACAGGGTGATGGCTGGGTATATTTCATTACGCGATTGCCAGGTGTTGATGATAACTTTAATGATTTTACGACGCCGATCATGTTTGCGCTCGGTGAACATGTTGTGACGCTTAGCCGTGAGCGTATGGGGCGTGTATGGCAGCCGTTTGTTGACCGTACGCGGATTCAAGCACCGTCGCAAACGCAATTATTTTTGGTAATGGTTGAAGCGATGTTGCGATCGTACCAGTCGCGCGTAGCACTGATTAACCGACAGACGCGCGCCGTTACGGGTGACGTGACAACTCTGCGTTCGCGTGATATTGCTACGTTGGTAGAGTTTGAGCGTAAATTAAATGATTACTTAGATGCATTGATTCCGACGAATGTCGCACTGGAGCGTACACTGAATACGCGTTATAAACTCATTAAACTTGGCGAAGAGGATCAGGGAATCGTCGAAGATTTGTCGGTTGACATTGAGCAGCTAATTGCACGGTGTAAGTCGCTCTTGCGCACGATTCAGAACGTACGTGATAGTTTCCGTGCCGTCATGGACACACGCCTGAACGAAACGATGCGGATTTTGACGGTGGCGACGCTCGCGCTGACGATTCCGACAATGCTTGCTGGGCTGTTTGGTATGAATGTCGACTTTCCGTTTGATACGCACGGCGTGATGGCATTCTGGGTAATTGTCGTTGCAAGTATCATTACAGCGATCGCAACAGGGTATTATTTCTTGAAGAAACGCTAG
- a CDS encoding response regulator transcription factor: MKILVVDDEVRIAEAIKQGLELDGYAVDVEHDGEDGYNAARADEYDVIVLDVMMPVMNGYEVAKKLRAAGDTAPIILLTAKDQNRDIVQGLDSGADDYLAKPFSFDVLGARIRALLRRPQEVLDNVLAAKDVRLDTVNRTVTRAGKLVKLSSKEFAILEYLMRNKNQIMSKQNIMTHVWDFDADILPNNVEVFINYLRGKIDKPFKQSEPLIQTVRGFGYVIKDGA, from the coding sequence ATGAAGATTTTAGTCGTAGACGATGAGGTACGAATCGCCGAGGCAATCAAACAAGGGCTTGAGCTTGACGGCTATGCGGTTGATGTTGAGCACGACGGCGAGGACGGTTACAATGCGGCGCGTGCCGATGAATACGATGTGATCGTGCTTGATGTGATGATGCCGGTAATGAATGGCTATGAAGTGGCGAAAAAGCTGCGTGCTGCCGGCGACACAGCGCCGATTATTTTGCTTACTGCGAAAGATCAAAATCGCGACATTGTGCAAGGGCTTGATAGCGGCGCCGACGACTATCTCGCAAAGCCATTTAGCTTTGACGTGCTGGGAGCGCGTATCCGCGCACTGCTGCGCCGCCCGCAGGAGGTACTTGATAATGTACTAGCCGCCAAGGATGTTAGGCTTGATACGGTGAATCGGACGGTAACGCGTGCTGGCAAGCTGGTGAAATTATCAAGCAAGGAATTTGCGATTTTGGAATATTTAATGCGTAATAAAAACCAAATCATGAGCAAGCAAAATATCATGACGCACGTGTGGGATTTCGACGCTGATATCTTGCCGAATAACGTTGAGGTGTTTATCAATTATTTACGCGGTAAAATAGATAAACCATTCAAACAATCCGAGCCGCTCATTCAAACAGTGCGCGGTTTCGGCTATGTGATCAAGGACGGTGCATGA
- the dnaJ gene encoding molecular chaperone DnaJ: protein MAKRDYYEVLGVSKGASEDEIKKAFRKLAVKYHPDKAGGDEAKFKEINEAYEVLKDKQKRQRYDQFGHAGVGGTAGGSAGGGNPFEGFNFNGQDIHFDFGGSGAFGDIFSQFFGGTGGNQEAGKARGRDVEARVTLGFEEAIFGKDVTLSLTLNDVCSHCHGTTVEPGFELKECPTCKGAGQQVRVMNTMFGPIQQAVTCETCHGRGKIPEKECTRCHGTGVERREQDITVKIPAGIDDGATIRLREYGEAIAGGVRGDLYVYVRVRAHKKFTREGDLILSEEHISMVDAALGTELDVETVDGIITMKVPAGTQSGTDFKLSGHGVPHLRSDRRGPHIVSIIVDTPTKLTKKQRELLEEFDAAKRHGIFS from the coding sequence ATGGCAAAACGAGATTATTATGAAGTGCTTGGCGTTAGTAAAGGCGCGAGCGAAGATGAAATCAAAAAGGCTTTCCGTAAGCTGGCGGTTAAATACCATCCAGACAAGGCGGGTGGTGATGAAGCGAAATTTAAAGAAATCAACGAAGCCTACGAAGTACTGAAAGACAAGCAAAAACGTCAACGCTACGATCAATTTGGGCATGCAGGCGTTGGCGGCACTGCTGGCGGTAGCGCAGGCGGCGGTAATCCGTTTGAAGGTTTTAATTTCAACGGGCAAGATATTCATTTCGATTTTGGCGGCAGTGGTGCATTCGGTGATATTTTTAGTCAGTTCTTTGGCGGTACCGGTGGTAATCAGGAAGCAGGCAAAGCACGAGGGCGCGATGTTGAAGCGCGCGTGACACTGGGTTTTGAAGAGGCAATTTTTGGTAAAGACGTGACGCTATCGCTAACGCTTAATGATGTGTGTAGCCACTGCCACGGCACGACAGTTGAGCCCGGTTTCGAGCTAAAAGAATGTCCGACATGCAAGGGTGCAGGACAACAAGTCCGTGTGATGAATACGATGTTTGGTCCAATTCAGCAAGCAGTAACCTGCGAAACCTGCCATGGACGTGGTAAAATTCCAGAAAAAGAATGTACGCGTTGTCATGGTACGGGCGTTGAGCGGCGCGAGCAGGACATTACAGTGAAGATTCCGGCTGGGATTGACGACGGTGCGACGATTCGTTTACGTGAGTACGGCGAGGCTATTGCTGGTGGCGTGCGTGGCGACTTGTATGTATACGTACGTGTGCGGGCGCATAAAAAATTCACGCGTGAAGGCGATCTTATTTTGAGTGAAGAGCATATTTCGATGGTTGATGCGGCGCTTGGAACGGAGCTTGATGTCGAAACTGTTGACGGTATTATCACGATGAAGGTACCTGCTGGCACGCAGTCAGGTACGGATTTTAAGCTATCTGGTCATGGTGTGCCGCATTTGCGGAGCGATCGCCGCGGACCGCATATCGTCAGTATCATCGTTGATACGCCAACGAAATTGACAAAAAAACAGCGCGAGTTGCTTGAAGAATTTGATGCTGCAAAGCGGCATGGGATATTTTCGTAG
- a CDS encoding glycosyltransferase family 39 protein: protein MPSLIMAVRTARVKWQQYSLSTSLLYAQSAYRKKGRGRALKQVWLQSRADIVSYMDIDLSTNLGAFVPMITPLVTGDAAIAVGSRLMKESQTTRGLKRDIISRCYNRLIRWTMHTKFVDAQCGFKAMRRDVAQQLLPHVKDTAWFFDTELLVKAEYEGYTIHEEPVEWIEDTDSRVHIVKTVTEDIKGLSRVRGEYGRATLFEAAGFGGLLLMASMLYLWNITINGMANSYYAAAAQAASVNWTAWLFGSLDAANFMSVDKPPVSTMIMGLFGRVFGFSSWSMLLPHALAGVATVVLVYMAVRRWYGVKSALIAGAVMALTPAAALMFRFNNPDSFLTLFLTASAYAFLRAFDSKKSALWLSVAGLLAGFAFNTKMLQGLLVLPVMAVLYIACAKPAVMTRVRHLSVASIATVASTFWWSVLVWLIPAAYRPWIGSTNNNNIWSLIFGYNGFGRLFGGRGGAPGGAGGGPGCVGFGGEMGVLRIFNESFGPNIAWLIPAALIGGGLVVWLLRRAPRDNKERAGVLLWLGWLFIHIVVFSMTSGTIHPYYVVAMAPAVAALVGIGVPYIWKAYTRRTHVWWIVPLTIATTTITSVIMLGYRNDWTILMWIVGVAGVAATGITVILPPRISKRLRRMALACAVISACAAPIAYSISTVLVAHSGSIPTAGPNASAMNNTNNETAFAEAVLVKFLLANQRGATWIAAVDSANTSAPIQLSTKHPVMAIGGFNGSDLTLTLQSFKQLVATGKVRYYVADNSSRGGGSGRNSDIAQWATSSGVKIEYGGAQYAVYDLKSASL from the coding sequence TTGCCATCGTTGATAATGGCAGTGCGGACGGCACGCGTCAAGTGGCAGCAATACTCGCTGAGCACTTCCCTGCTGTACGCGCAGTCTGCTTACCGAAAAAAAGGTCGCGGGCGGGCGCTCAAGCAAGTGTGGCTGCAAAGCCGCGCTGACATTGTCAGCTATATGGATATTGATTTATCAACGAATTTAGGTGCATTCGTACCAATGATTACGCCGCTCGTGACTGGCGATGCAGCGATTGCAGTAGGAAGCCGGCTAATGAAAGAGTCGCAAACAACGCGCGGTCTAAAACGCGACATTATTTCGCGTTGTTATAATAGGCTGATTCGTTGGACGATGCATACAAAGTTTGTCGACGCGCAGTGCGGGTTCAAGGCGATGCGCCGTGATGTTGCGCAACAATTGCTGCCGCACGTGAAAGATACAGCGTGGTTTTTTGACACCGAGTTGCTCGTAAAAGCAGAGTATGAAGGCTACACAATTCATGAGGAACCGGTGGAATGGATTGAGGATACTGATTCGCGCGTTCATATTGTGAAAACGGTGACTGAAGATATCAAAGGTTTGTCGCGCGTGCGCGGCGAGTATGGCCGCGCGACACTGTTTGAAGCGGCGGGCTTTGGCGGTTTGCTGCTCATGGCGTCAATGCTGTACCTATGGAATATAACGATCAACGGCATGGCGAATAGCTATTATGCTGCCGCTGCACAAGCGGCGAGTGTGAATTGGACGGCGTGGCTGTTTGGTAGTCTGGACGCAGCGAATTTCATGAGCGTTGACAAGCCGCCCGTCAGCACGATGATTATGGGATTGTTCGGCCGCGTGTTTGGTTTTTCGTCGTGGAGTATGCTGTTGCCGCATGCGTTGGCAGGTGTAGCAACGGTGGTGTTGGTGTATATGGCGGTGCGGCGCTGGTATGGCGTGAAATCGGCGTTGATCGCTGGTGCGGTGATGGCGCTTACGCCGGCGGCTGCGCTGATGTTTCGATTTAATAACCCCGATAGTTTCTTGACGTTGTTTTTGACGGCGAGCGCATATGCATTTTTGCGTGCGTTTGATAGTAAAAAATCGGCGCTGTGGCTGAGCGTAGCCGGGTTGCTCGCGGGGTTTGCTTTTAACACGAAAATGCTTCAGGGCTTGCTGGTCTTGCCTGTCATGGCGGTGTTGTACATAGCGTGCGCGAAGCCGGCGGTTATGACGCGCGTGCGGCATTTGAGTGTTGCTAGTATCGCGACGGTGGCGTCAACATTTTGGTGGAGCGTGCTCGTGTGGTTGATACCGGCAGCATATCGTCCATGGATAGGCAGTACGAATAACAACAATATCTGGAGTTTAATATTTGGCTATAACGGCTTTGGGCGTTTGTTCGGCGGACGCGGAGGCGCGCCTGGCGGTGCAGGCGGCGGACCAGGCTGTGTTGGTTTTGGCGGCGAGATGGGCGTGCTGCGCATCTTCAATGAGAGCTTTGGTCCGAATATTGCGTGGCTGATTCCAGCGGCGCTAATTGGCGGCGGATTGGTTGTTTGGTTATTGCGCCGCGCACCGCGTGATAACAAAGAGCGTGCCGGTGTGCTCTTGTGGCTAGGGTGGCTGTTTATTCACATTGTAGTGTTTAGCATGACAAGCGGCACAATTCACCCGTACTATGTCGTGGCGATGGCGCCGGCGGTAGCGGCACTCGTTGGAATTGGCGTGCCGTATATCTGGAAAGCCTATACGCGCCGTACGCATGTTTGGTGGATCGTGCCGCTAACAATCGCGACAACAACAATCACGAGCGTCATTATGCTTGGCTATCGCAATGATTGGACAATACTTATGTGGATTGTCGGCGTAGCAGGAGTTGCCGCTACGGGCATAACGGTCATATTACCTCCGCGCATTTCAAAGCGGCTGCGGCGAATGGCGCTCGCCTGCGCAGTAATTTCGGCGTGTGCTGCTCCAATTGCGTATAGTATTTCAACGGTTTTGGTAGCGCATAGCGGTAGCATTCCAACGGCTGGACCAAACGCAAGCGCGATGAATAATACAAACAACGAAACTGCCTTTGCCGAGGCGGTGCTCGTAAAATTTCTGCTTGCGAATCAGCGGGGCGCAACGTGGATTGCGGCAGTTGATAGTGCAAATACGTCGGCGCCGATTCAGCTGTCAACCAAGCATCCGGTTATGGCAATTGGCGGATTTAATGGCAGCGATTTGACGCTCACGCTTCAGTCGTTCAAGCAACTCGTCGCTACCGGAAAAGTACGCTACTACGTTGCGGATAACAGTAGCCGCGGCGGTGGATCAGGCAGAAATTCTGACATCGCGCAGTGGGCAACATCGTCGGGTGTGAAGATTGAATATGGCGGCGCGCAGTACGCAGTATATGATCTAAAAAGTGCATCGTTATAG
- a CDS encoding thioredoxin domain-containing protein produces MTKRAWIIFAAICMAIIGGLIYLSRSNKVNVATVNPITIQTATADNGNIADHTYGNIKSKVILFEYADFQCPGCNSAHPIIKKVVEKYKGQIGYIFRNYPLTNAHPNALAAAAAAESAGVEGKYWEMHDKLFEQRSNWVELTGAARTNYFVSLAAELGINKDKFSEHLDSASIRKKINYDLAVGTKAGVSGTPALFIGKKDVGNQRVSNGKIVSTGEVDSGATYVWTNADDFEKYVIIPALKEHGIALPSES; encoded by the coding sequence ATGACAAAACGAGCCTGGATTATCTTTGCCGCAATCTGCATGGCGATTATCGGCGGATTGATTTATTTGTCACGCAGCAACAAAGTAAACGTAGCAACCGTCAATCCTATCACTATACAGACCGCTACTGCCGATAACGGCAATATTGCCGACCATACCTACGGCAACATAAAAAGCAAAGTGATTTTGTTTGAATACGCGGACTTTCAATGTCCAGGTTGTAATTCAGCGCATCCGATCATCAAAAAAGTTGTCGAAAAATACAAAGGGCAAATCGGCTACATTTTCCGCAATTATCCGCTAACAAATGCACACCCGAATGCGCTTGCTGCCGCTGCCGCTGCCGAATCAGCTGGAGTAGAGGGGAAATATTGGGAAATGCATGATAAATTATTTGAGCAACGCAGCAACTGGGTTGAACTAACAGGCGCAGCACGCACAAATTATTTCGTATCGCTCGCGGCAGAGCTTGGCATTAACAAAGATAAGTTTTCTGAGCATCTTGATAGCGCCTCAATCCGCAAAAAAATCAACTATGACCTTGCTGTCGGCACGAAAGCTGGCGTCAGCGGAACACCAGCGCTTTTTATCGGTAAAAAAGACGTCGGCAATCAAAGAGTTTCAAATGGTAAAATCGTCTCAACCGGTGAAGTCGACTCAGGCGCGACATACGTTTGGACGAATGCCGATGACTTCGAAAAGTATGTAATTATTCCTGCGCTCAAAGAGCACGGCATTGCACTACCAAGCGAAAGCTAG
- a CDS encoding ABC transporter ATP-binding protein — MIELQQVTKTYGKKQNVFTALHDITLAIPDGASVAIIGKSGSGKSTLMHAMSGLDRPQKGRVFVGGRNILKLKPRQVDRFRANEIGFIFQSFFVEGNESVFDNVSLPLEIAHVPYGERAGKIDAALRAVDLYEKRKSRARDLSGGQKQRLAIARAIVNEPQIIFADEPTGNLDSETGARVEKLLFGYNKTKGVTLVIVTHDNDLANKCDYQISIKDGRIQHSTVPAGGAKETKPVPKKVRATR, encoded by the coding sequence ATGATTGAATTACAACAGGTTACGAAAACATATGGCAAAAAACAGAATGTATTCACGGCATTGCATGATATCACGCTAGCGATTCCTGATGGTGCAAGTGTAGCGATTATCGGTAAATCCGGTAGCGGCAAGTCGACGCTAATGCATGCCATGAGCGGACTTGATCGTCCACAAAAAGGTCGCGTGTTTGTTGGCGGTCGTAATATCTTGAAGCTAAAACCACGGCAGGTTGATCGATTCCGCGCAAACGAAATCGGTTTTATCTTTCAGAGCTTCTTTGTAGAGGGCAATGAGAGTGTATTTGATAACGTGAGCCTACCGCTCGAAATCGCGCACGTGCCGTATGGCGAACGGGCGGGTAAAATTGATGCGGCGTTGCGGGCGGTTGATTTGTATGAAAAACGAAAGAGCCGCGCCCGTGATTTGTCGGGCGGGCAAAAGCAGCGATTGGCGATTGCGCGTGCGATTGTGAATGAGCCGCAGATTATTTTTGCCGACGAGCCGACGGGAAATCTGGACAGCGAAACCGGCGCGCGTGTTGAGAAGCTGCTATTTGGCTACAATAAAACGAAAGGCGTTACGCTTGTGATTGTTACGCATGATAATGATTTGGCGAACAAATGCGATTATCAGATTAGCATCAAAGACGGTCGCATTCAGCATTCAACGGTGCCGGCGGGCGGAGCGAAAGAAACCAAACCTGTGCCAAAAAAGGTACGCGCAACACGATAA
- a CDS encoding DUF21 domain-containing protein, which yields MQYVSVFIQVAVLVMLAAICSGLNISLMSLSLGDLRRKAKLGNRAAQKVLPLRRDAHLSLAAILFSNMAVVSGSSLLLEHHFNGWIAGIATTLLMVVFGEVLPQAVFIRSALKTCAFFAPLIRVMIIVVYPVAKPLALLLDHLVGVEHRRLLTRAELGLLISEHKIGSKSELDGGEVEIIQSTLQLSEKTVKEIMTPIKVVQWLTLDTILDEHMVNEIIARGYSRIPVFDDKLTTCHGVLLAKDMINIDFDDNPVPLWCFPLHKTRVVGARTALDTMFHKFRRIGSHLVPVEQNDRIIGIVTVEDLLEETIGHEIADEIDRDLHRN from the coding sequence ATGCAGTATGTCTCTGTTTTTATTCAAGTTGCAGTACTCGTAATGTTGGCGGCGATTTGCTCTGGGTTGAATATTAGCTTGATGTCGTTGTCGCTCGGTGATTTACGGCGCAAGGCAAAGCTTGGTAACCGTGCGGCGCAAAAAGTACTGCCTTTGCGACGCGACGCTCATTTGTCGCTTGCGGCGATCTTATTCTCAAATATGGCGGTGGTGTCAGGCAGCTCGCTATTACTGGAGCATCATTTTAACGGTTGGATTGCCGGCATTGCGACAACGTTGCTCATGGTAGTGTTTGGCGAAGTGCTTCCGCAAGCGGTTTTCATTAGATCTGCACTAAAAACCTGCGCATTTTTTGCGCCGTTAATCCGCGTGATGATCATTGTCGTCTATCCGGTAGCGAAACCGCTAGCGTTACTGCTTGACCATCTAGTTGGTGTTGAACACCGGCGATTGCTGACGCGCGCTGAGCTTGGCCTTCTGATCAGCGAGCACAAAATCGGCAGCAAAAGCGAGCTTGATGGCGGTGAAGTTGAAATTATTCAGAGTACACTGCAATTAAGCGAAAAAACCGTAAAAGAAATCATGACGCCTATCAAGGTAGTGCAATGGCTGACGCTTGATACGATTCTCGACGAACACATGGTGAACGAAATTATTGCGCGCGGTTATAGCCGTATTCCAGTGTTTGACGATAAATTGACAACATGCCATGGTGTACTGCTTGCGAAAGACATGATAAATATTGATTTTGATGATAATCCGGTGCCGCTCTGGTGCTTTCCGCTCCATAAGACGCGTGTGGTTGGGGCGCGGACAGCACTTGATACGATGTTTCATAAATTTCGGCGTATTGGGTCGCACTTAGTACCGGTTGAACAGAATGATCGAATTATTGGTATCGTTACAGTGGAAGATCTGCTTGAAGAAACGATCGGACATGAGATTGCCGATGAAATTGACCGCGATTTGCACAGAAATTAG
- a CDS encoding CBS domain-containing protein, with product MQTLWVLTFAALFLALVAIASMSPRRTIVSSYELQRRRAIGDASAAEELRRSLLINDILSLQKAAEALLLVCTVPCAIMAFGWLVGVLVAALVALGYGRIAHSGMLAAATDRYYMMLEPKLLRFVERYPGVGKLLRSVTAPPETSLLSSRQELEHLVKESGAILTADEKRLIKSTLHFGDKTVEEVMTPRGVIDAIKKDQLIGPLLLDELHKTGHSRFPVMDGDIDHIIGVLYIRDLLTLVDKRSHRAETVMEQKVYCINQNQKLEKALSAFIKTHHHLFIVVNDYRETAGVVTIEDVIEALLGRKIVDEDDVIVDLRAFAAKNPHHNNKSSAATDV from the coding sequence ATGCAGACGCTTTGGGTTTTGACTTTCGCCGCACTATTTCTCGCACTTGTTGCAATAGCGAGCATGTCACCTCGGCGCACCATAGTATCGTCATATGAGTTACAGCGTCGACGGGCGATAGGTGATGCGTCGGCGGCAGAAGAGCTACGGCGCAGCTTGCTTATTAACGATATTTTGTCACTGCAGAAAGCAGCTGAGGCGCTATTATTGGTTTGCACGGTGCCATGTGCAATTATGGCGTTTGGCTGGCTGGTTGGCGTATTGGTTGCGGCGCTTGTAGCGCTCGGGTATGGTCGTATTGCACATAGTGGCATGTTAGCAGCGGCTACAGACCGGTATTATATGATGCTTGAGCCGAAGTTGTTGCGGTTTGTTGAGCGCTATCCGGGCGTCGGTAAACTATTGCGGAGCGTCACGGCACCACCCGAAACGAGCTTGCTTAGTTCGCGCCAGGAATTAGAACATTTGGTTAAAGAGTCGGGTGCAATTTTGACTGCCGACGAAAAACGCCTTATCAAAAGTACGCTCCATTTTGGCGACAAAACAGTTGAAGAAGTTATGACACCGCGCGGCGTGATTGATGCAATAAAAAAAGATCAGCTAATTGGGCCGCTTTTGCTTGATGAACTGCACAAAACTGGACACAGCCGCTTTCCGGTTATGGACGGTGATATTGATCATATTATCGGCGTACTTTATATCCGTGACTTGCTGACCCTTGTCGACAAGCGCTCACATCGCGCAGAAACAGTAATGGAGCAGAAAGTTTATTGCATCAATCAAAATCAAAAACTCGAAAAAGCTTTGTCAGCGTTTATCAAGACGCATCATCATTTGTTCATTGTCGTAAATGATTACCGTGAGACGGCAGGTGTCGTTACGATTGAAGATGTCATTGAGGCGCTGCTCGGGCGTAAAATTGTCGATGAAGATGATGTCATTGTCGATTTGCGTGCTTTTGCAGCGAAAAATCCGCATCATAACAATAAAAGTTCGGCGGCAACTGACGTTTGA
- a CDS encoding ATP-dependent zinc protease gives MSDKKVIIGRTEHIVIPSEGARSIRVKIDTGADRSSIWASNITMSDDGKLSFTLFAPESKYYSGTVYRTKNFEASRVRSAHGGLQVRFRIHLTIILGGKKIRGTFTLADRSKNKYPALIGCKILNKKFLVDVSKGLIRENRTDELTQELKCDPKAFFEKYYHNNPRGDVI, from the coding sequence ATGAGCGATAAAAAAGTCATCATCGGGCGGACAGAACATATTGTTATTCCGAGCGAGGGCGCACGTAGCATTCGTGTGAAAATTGATACGGGTGCGGATCGGTCGTCAATCTGGGCGTCGAATATTACTATGAGCGACGACGGAAAGCTTTCGTTTACACTTTTTGCGCCGGAATCAAAATATTATAGCGGCACAGTGTACCGAACGAAAAACTTTGAGGCAAGCAGGGTGCGCAGTGCGCACGGCGGCTTGCAGGTGAGATTTCGTATACATCTGACGATAATTTTAGGCGGTAAGAAAATTCGCGGTACGTTTACGCTTGCCGATCGGTCGAAGAATAAATATCCGGCGCTGATTGGCTGTAAAATCTTGAACAAGAAATTTCTGGTAGACGTGTCGAAGGGGCTTATCCGGGAGAATAGAACAGATGAACTTACTCAAGAATTGAAATGTGATCCGAAAGCGTTTTTCGAAAAATATTACCACAATAATCCGAGAGGAGATGTTATCTGA
- a CDS encoding HAMP domain-containing histidine kinase, producing the protein MHEMKHVRRRDVLRLAGTYLAIIMVMSIVFSFVLYNFSAQEFHRRPEQRHADSKFSPIVIDDESLSVSDYLSKREDFAMASLRINLVIVNLVMFVVASLLSYLLAQHTLQPIEENMAAQSRFVSDASHELRTPLTALLAANEVAARNTKLTLAQAKRVIADNVSDVTRLQTLANSMLGLLKDDDMTMTKEPVSLQAVVNRAMNLVVAQAVEKNIAVEDETIELMLLGDRQKLEQLVTILLDNAIKYSGNDTTVHVSSARKGRRAVIAVRDEGIGMDGETVGQIFTRFYRAEESRTTSGYGLGLPIAQRIVQAHGGKISVQSAKGKGTTFTILLPLATKP; encoded by the coding sequence GTGCATGAGATGAAGCATGTGCGCCGCCGCGATGTGCTGCGTCTAGCGGGTACATATCTCGCTATTATTATGGTGATGAGCATCGTGTTTAGTTTTGTGCTGTATAATTTTTCGGCGCAGGAATTTCACCGCCGTCCAGAGCAGCGGCATGCTGACTCAAAATTCTCGCCAATTGTAATCGACGATGAGTCGCTGAGCGTGAGCGACTACTTGTCGAAGCGCGAAGATTTCGCGATGGCATCGCTACGGATCAATTTGGTGATAGTTAACCTAGTAATGTTTGTTGTGGCGTCGCTATTGAGCTATTTGTTGGCGCAGCATACTCTGCAGCCGATTGAGGAAAATATGGCAGCGCAGTCGCGCTTTGTGAGTGATGCTAGTCATGAATTGCGCACGCCACTAACAGCATTGTTGGCAGCAAATGAGGTGGCGGCACGCAACACAAAACTCACGCTCGCACAGGCGAAACGAGTCATTGCTGATAATGTTAGCGATGTGACGCGTTTGCAAACATTAGCAAACTCCATGCTCGGGTTACTGAAGGACGACGACATGACTATGACGAAAGAACCGGTGTCGCTACAGGCAGTCGTGAACCGTGCGATGAATTTGGTAGTGGCGCAGGCAGTCGAGAAAAACATCGCCGTCGAGGACGAGACGATAGAGCTGATGCTACTCGGCGACCGCCAGAAGCTAGAACAGCTCGTGACGATTTTGCTTGATAATGCGATCAAATACAGCGGCAACGACACAACGGTTCATGTATCAAGTGCTCGCAAAGGTCGTCGGGCGGTGATCGCGGTGCGCGACGAGGGAATCGGTATGGACGGTGAAACAGTTGGACAGATTTTTACGCGGTTTTATCGTGCCGAGGAGTCACGTACGACCAGCGGGTATGGATTAGGCCTGCCGATTGCGCAGCGGATTGTGCAGGCGCACGGCGGTAAAATTTCTGTGCAAAGCGCCAAGGGCAAAGGAACGACGTTTACAATTTTGTTACCACTTGCCACGAAGCCATAG
- a CDS encoding MarR family transcriptional regulator, protein MKQIRPIALTNDEALVLQQITENGEDDVIGLSHGLRMSRSRVAQQLERLRAKKLVTIKSVYGDLWVRASKRGRQLVRYMWPEIVPAY, encoded by the coding sequence ATGAAACAAATCCGACCAATTGCCCTAACGAACGACGAGGCGCTTGTACTGCAACAAATCACTGAAAACGGTGAAGATGACGTGATTGGATTATCGCATGGGCTGCGCATGAGCCGATCGCGCGTAGCACAGCAGCTGGAGCGGCTGCGTGCGAAAAAACTCGTAACGATCAAGTCAGTTTACGGCGATTTGTGGGTGCGTGCTAGTAAGCGTGGCCGCCAACTTGTTCGGTATATGTGGCCGGAAATAGTGCCAGCCTACTAA